In Maridesulfovibrio sp., a single genomic region encodes these proteins:
- a CDS encoding amidohydrolase family protein produces MYYDVHTHAFHPKIADKVLEQLHGHYGIEIVGNGRTDDLLQRATRAGIDRVIVHTAATTPDQVIPANNWSLELAASDERIITFGTMHPDYKDPEKEFERLERHGIKGLKFHPDFQGFFMDEPKFYRLLEMVQGRFVVMFHVGDKLPPEKNPSCPIKLRKILENFPKLTCIAAHMGGYCHWQWASEQLAGYNVYMDTSSAIPFMDKQVLREIMNKHPRERILFGSDYPLFDPGQTMKDLQQALNLKDSELEVHLSAAEQLFAEL; encoded by the coding sequence ATGTACTACGACGTTCACACTCACGCATTTCATCCCAAAATTGCAGACAAAGTTCTGGAACAACTGCACGGCCACTACGGAATAGAAATTGTCGGAAACGGACGCACTGACGACCTGCTCCAAAGAGCAACCAGAGCAGGCATAGACCGTGTAATAGTTCATACAGCCGCAACAACACCGGATCAGGTCATCCCGGCCAACAACTGGTCTCTGGAACTGGCCGCATCAGATGAGCGGATAATCACCTTCGGCACCATGCACCCGGACTACAAAGACCCTGAAAAGGAATTTGAAAGACTAGAACGTCACGGGATCAAGGGGCTGAAATTTCATCCCGACTTTCAGGGATTTTTCATGGACGAGCCCAAATTCTACCGCCTTCTCGAAATGGTTCAGGGCCGATTTGTTGTAATGTTTCATGTAGGGGACAAACTGCCTCCGGAGAAAAATCCATCCTGCCCGATAAAACTCAGAAAAATATTGGAAAACTTTCCGAAACTGACCTGCATTGCAGCACACATGGGCGGCTACTGCCACTGGCAGTGGGCCTCGGAACAACTGGCCGGATACAACGTGTACATGGATACCTCCAGCGCAATTCCGTTCATGGACAAACAGGTATTAAGGGAAATAATGAACAAGCATCCCCGGGAACGGATACTTTTCGGCAGCGATTATCCGCTGTTCGATCCGGGTCAGACAATGAAAGACCTGCAGCAGGCGCTGAACCTCAAGGACTCGGAACTTGAAGTCCATCTCAGCGCGGCGGAACAACTCTTCGCAGAACTGTAG
- the dnaX gene encoding DNA polymerase III subunit gamma/tau, which translates to MSSSNLTAKYRPQTFGDVAGQDAVKTILSRAAAQDKVAPAYLFSGTRGVGKTTIARIFAKALNCKNAPTAEPCNVCDNCRQITAGVGVDVVEIDAASHGKVDDARRLKEDIGYAPIEFRYKVFIIDEAHMLTVQAFNALLKTLEEPPPHATFIMATTETHKFPATIISRCQHYAFKMLSASELTDHLSNILNKEGVQFEPSALDLIAKRGAGSVRDSMSLLGQVLALGSDKLLEEDVRSILGLAGRDVFFSLMQAIHSRDLVSVGEIVQQVLGRGLDLGFFIRELGNCWRNMFLLNQSGERAVPLLGLSSAEASEFMHWAGTFDRAFIHACWQMTVDGQRRVMSSLEPAMALELLLLNMASLTDLISVERAGALASSAAGSGAQPQSRPAPGQNQGRRPPAGNPPWQQGGQPSAQGVAPRQPMQQGGQMNASGGRPMGRTEGSASGNHPASEDGSDDSSLPDAAAPQSDNNFQPAADSAENRPAYSGEQYNPQPVAGGEDMIPERSEPERVSSPGPSGPRNFQGFLDYVESCGANGSVSGLSKCKGEFTDGNLVLTCANPFHESQVNDREVRGTVSRLACEYFGPDTGLEVRISKRGQGKSRQQLRDEVESHPDVMRVIDSFSASIISVDPRKDG; encoded by the coding sequence ATGAGTTCATCCAATCTGACAGCAAAATACCGTCCGCAGACCTTCGGGGATGTTGCCGGACAGGATGCGGTCAAGACAATCCTTTCCCGTGCCGCTGCCCAGGACAAGGTCGCTCCGGCATACCTTTTCAGTGGAACACGCGGTGTAGGCAAGACCACTATTGCCCGAATTTTCGCCAAGGCGCTTAACTGCAAGAACGCACCTACCGCCGAACCCTGCAATGTCTGTGACAACTGTCGGCAGATAACTGCCGGGGTCGGTGTGGACGTGGTCGAGATAGACGCCGCTTCCCACGGCAAGGTCGATGATGCCCGGCGTTTGAAGGAAGATATCGGCTATGCTCCTATCGAGTTCCGCTACAAGGTCTTCATCATTGACGAGGCTCACATGCTCACCGTGCAGGCCTTTAACGCCCTGCTGAAGACTCTGGAAGAGCCGCCGCCGCACGCCACGTTCATAATGGCCACCACGGAAACGCACAAATTTCCGGCCACTATCATCAGCCGGTGCCAGCATTACGCGTTCAAGATGCTCAGCGCATCCGAGCTGACAGACCATCTTTCCAATATCCTGAACAAGGAAGGCGTGCAGTTTGAACCGTCCGCTCTGGACCTGATTGCAAAGCGCGGGGCCGGAAGCGTTCGTGATTCCATGTCGCTGCTGGGGCAGGTGCTGGCTCTGGGCAGCGATAAGCTGCTTGAAGAGGATGTGCGCTCCATACTTGGGCTTGCCGGGCGCGATGTGTTTTTCTCCCTCATGCAGGCCATCCATTCCCGCGACCTTGTGTCTGTAGGGGAAATCGTGCAGCAGGTGCTTGGGCGCGGTCTGGATCTCGGCTTTTTTATCCGCGAACTGGGCAACTGCTGGCGCAACATGTTTCTGCTCAACCAGTCCGGTGAAAGGGCGGTTCCGCTGCTGGGGCTTTCTTCGGCCGAGGCTTCCGAGTTCATGCACTGGGCCGGAACATTCGACCGTGCTTTCATCCACGCCTGCTGGCAGATGACCGTGGACGGACAGCGTCGGGTCATGTCCAGTCTGGAACCGGCCATGGCGCTGGAACTGCTGCTTCTGAACATGGCCAGCCTTACCGACCTTATTTCCGTAGAGCGTGCAGGAGCACTTGCTTCTTCTGCAGCCGGTTCCGGTGCGCAGCCTCAGTCCAGACCTGCTCCGGGCCAGAACCAGGGACGGCGTCCTCCCGCAGGCAATCCTCCGTGGCAGCAGGGCGGGCAGCCTTCCGCACAGGGCGTGGCCCCCCGGCAGCCGATGCAGCAGGGTGGACAGATGAATGCTTCCGGCGGGCGTCCCATGGGCCGCACGGAAGGAAGCGCATCAGGAAATCATCCAGCCTCGGAAGACGGCTCTGATGATTCCTCCCTGCCTGACGCGGCAGCTCCGCAATCGGATAATAATTTTCAGCCGGCAGCTGACAGCGCGGAAAACCGGCCTGCCTACAGTGGCGAGCAGTACAACCCGCAGCCTGTAGCGGGTGGCGAAGATATGATCCCGGAACGCTCTGAGCCGGAAAGAGTATCTTCCCCAGGACCTTCAGGCCCCCGCAATTTTCAGGGCTTTCTGGATTACGTGGAATCCTGCGGCGCCAATGGTTCCGTCTCAGGCCTGAGCAAGTGCAAGGGTGAATTTACGGATGGAAATCTGGTCCTGACCTGCGCCAACCCTTTTCACGAGAGTCAGGTGAATGACCGTGAGGTACGTGGAACCGTCTCCCGTCTGGCCTGCGAATATTTCGGGCCCGATACTGGTCTTGAAGTGCGGATAAGTAAAAGGGGCCAGGGCAAGAGCAGGCAGCAATTGCGCGATGAAGTCGAGTCGCACCCCGATGTCATGCGGGTTATTGACTCCTTTTCCGCCAGCATTATTTCTGTGGACCCGCGCAAGGACGGCTGA
- a CDS encoding homoserine dehydrogenase, which yields MQTVKLAIAGFGTVGTGLARILEDNEEIIRARSGKKFVLTTVLVRDVNKKRDYLPGPGVKFTADPEEFTSSPDVDIVVELMGGTTVAREIVVKALESGKHVVTANKHLLAEHGIELFEIAARKKVGLFYESSVAGGIPIIQSIKESLAGNRIKSIVGILNGTANYILSEMSTNSLEFETALQQAQDLGYAEADPTFDIEGIDTAHKVCVLTRIAYGKDYPLSELPVEGITKVEGQDIRFAREFGYRIKLIGQVCDVGGKLEAGVFPALVKYTLLLARVGGNYNAVRVEGNAVGPAFFHGQGAGSLPTGSAVLADIMALARTEVPDNTGFCNAPIPKADILPPELTTSEYYFRFTVQDKAGVMAALSKCLAEHNISIAQAVQKGNPDDRDIPVVFTTHTASTKDVKAALEEIDKMPFIARKTVSMRILKG from the coding sequence ATGCAGACTGTAAAGCTTGCCATTGCCGGATTCGGCACGGTCGGAACCGGACTGGCCCGGATTCTGGAAGATAACGAAGAAATTATTCGCGCCCGCAGCGGCAAGAAATTCGTTCTGACAACCGTACTCGTCCGTGACGTCAACAAGAAAAGGGATTACCTGCCCGGCCCGGGAGTAAAGTTCACCGCCGATCCCGAAGAATTCACCTCCAGCCCGGACGTTGACATTGTCGTCGAACTCATGGGCGGCACAACCGTTGCCAGGGAAATCGTCGTCAAGGCTCTTGAATCAGGCAAGCACGTAGTCACCGCCAACAAGCACCTTCTGGCAGAACACGGCATAGAACTTTTCGAAATCGCCGCCAGAAAAAAAGTCGGCCTCTTTTACGAGTCAAGCGTTGCCGGTGGTATTCCGATCATTCAGTCCATCAAGGAATCACTGGCCGGAAACCGTATCAAGTCCATAGTGGGTATTCTGAACGGGACCGCCAACTATATTCTTTCGGAAATGTCCACCAACAGCCTGGAATTCGAAACAGCCCTTCAGCAGGCTCAGGACCTGGGATACGCAGAAGCGGACCCGACCTTCGACATTGAAGGCATAGATACCGCGCACAAGGTCTGCGTACTGACCCGCATAGCATACGGAAAGGACTACCCCCTCTCCGAACTGCCGGTGGAAGGCATCACCAAGGTGGAAGGACAGGACATCAGGTTCGCCAGAGAATTCGGCTACCGCATCAAACTCATCGGGCAGGTCTGCGATGTAGGCGGAAAGCTGGAAGCGGGGGTTTTCCCGGCTCTGGTCAAATACACGCTGCTGCTGGCCCGGGTGGGCGGCAACTACAATGCCGTACGCGTGGAAGGGAATGCCGTTGGTCCCGCATTTTTTCACGGACAGGGAGCCGGATCGCTGCCCACGGGAAGCGCCGTGCTGGCCGACATAATGGCCCTTGCCCGGACCGAAGTCCCGGACAACACAGGATTCTGCAACGCTCCCATACCCAAAGCGGACATACTGCCCCCGGAACTGACCACCTCGGAATACTACTTCCGTTTCACGGTGCAGGACAAGGCCGGGGTAATGGCTGCCCTGTCCAAATGTCTGGCTGAACACAATATTTCCATTGCCCAGGCAGTACAGAAAGGCAACCCGGACGACAGGGACATACCGGTCGTATTCACCACCCACACCGCAAGCACCAAAGATGTCAAAGCGGCCCTTGAAGAGATTGACAAAATGCCCTTCATTGCCCGCAAGACCGTATCAATGCGCATTTTAAAGGGATAA
- a CDS encoding thioesterase family protein: MSKEFPTPDAWLDHSVSYGETDAMGVVYYAEYLHFFERSRSHYIRERGMSYNEVEERGIFLPVREASCRYRISAHYDDLLNIHVGISEWKRASVIFVYDIFKDNRTKLVASGFTEHACVNADGRPVRVPDWLKEIF; the protein is encoded by the coding sequence ATGAGCAAGGAATTCCCCACACCGGACGCATGGCTGGACCACAGCGTATCCTATGGCGAAACAGATGCCATGGGCGTAGTCTATTACGCCGAATACCTGCATTTTTTCGAAAGATCGCGCTCGCACTACATACGCGAGCGCGGCATGAGCTACAATGAAGTTGAAGAACGGGGCATCTTTCTGCCCGTGCGCGAAGCTTCCTGCAGATACCGCATTTCGGCTCACTATGACGACCTGCTGAACATACATGTCGGCATAAGCGAATGGAAACGTGCATCAGTCATATTCGTCTACGATATTTTCAAGGACAACAGAACGAAACTGGTTGCCAGCGGATTCACCGAGCATGCCTGCGTAAACGCAGACGGGCGCCCTGTAAGGGTTCCGGACTGGCTCAAGGAAATATTTTAA
- a CDS encoding cytochrome c3 family protein, with protein sequence MKTNFLYVGMAVVFAVLVIIYATTTSNLSEEIANISDSKPEIVKEELVVRFPINLEFQRPEVLNQVRFTPVKFSHFDHQDENCSKCHHTWDGKSQIKNCASAGCHDDLKHKGRPHSYFKAFHTLSSDRSCRGCHVKLNKEGQTDIATAPCANNACHPKRERAHN encoded by the coding sequence ATGAAGACTAATTTTCTGTATGTAGGAATGGCAGTAGTTTTTGCCGTTCTCGTAATTATTTACGCAACCACCACCAGCAATCTTAGCGAGGAGATTGCTAACATTTCTGACAGCAAGCCTGAAATTGTTAAGGAAGAACTGGTTGTCCGTTTTCCGATCAACCTTGAATTTCAGCGTCCCGAGGTGCTGAATCAGGTGCGTTTCACCCCGGTTAAATTTTCCCATTTCGACCATCAGGATGAAAACTGTTCCAAGTGTCACCACACCTGGGACGGCAAATCCCAGATCAAGAACTGTGCTTCCGCCGGATGTCACGATGATCTGAAACACAAGGGACGTCCCCACTCCTACTTCAAGGCATTCCACACTCTGTCCAGCGACAGAAGCTGCCGTGGCTGCCATGTAAAGTTGAACAAGGAAGGACAGACCGATATCGCGACAGCTCCCTGTGCGAACAACGCTTGCCACCCCAAACGGGAAAGAGCGCACAACTAG
- a CDS encoding cofactor-independent phosphoglycerate mutase, with amino-acid sequence MKLLFLVADGMGGWPLDELDGKTTMAAANTPNMDMLASKGLLGTCRTVPKGMAPGSDVANMSLLGFDPATYHTGRGPIEAAAQGLKLDPDDLVWRMNLVNISGFTEDGTMYDYSSGHIGTDKSVPLVEKLQAELGNDEFSFYPGIQYRHLLVHKGGAAKMESGLNIRPPHDITDKPIAADVKEFARSPLMDKLMRDAEKVLAGNGTKAVSIWPWGQGRPLILPPFEEKFGMKGAVISAVDLIKGLGNASGMKVIDIEGATGLVDTNYEGKVQAALDFLEHGDFVYVHLEGPDESGHMGSVEDKIKSIERFDSRIVAPLLEKYPLDQASYVITCDHFTPIEIRTHDATPVPFLMTSPRCIASGVTSFTEETADRAGIIIPEGHEFMQWVLDKIG; translated from the coding sequence ATGAAACTTCTTTTTCTAGTAGCAGACGGAATGGGCGGATGGCCCCTGGATGAACTCGACGGCAAAACCACGATGGCCGCCGCAAATACACCGAACATGGACATGCTGGCCTCAAAGGGACTGCTCGGAACCTGCCGGACCGTCCCCAAGGGGATGGCTCCGGGCTCCGATGTAGCGAACATGTCCCTGCTGGGCTTCGACCCGGCCACCTATCATACCGGACGCGGGCCCATTGAAGCGGCAGCGCAGGGACTCAAGCTTGATCCGGATGACCTTGTCTGGCGCATGAATCTGGTCAACATCTCCGGTTTCACCGAAGACGGAACAATGTACGACTATTCATCCGGACACATAGGCACAGACAAGTCCGTTCCGCTGGTTGAAAAGCTTCAGGCCGAACTCGGCAACGATGAATTTTCATTTTATCCCGGTATCCAGTACCGGCACCTGCTGGTTCACAAGGGCGGTGCCGCAAAAATGGAAAGCGGACTGAATATCCGGCCGCCGCACGACATTACCGACAAGCCCATTGCTGCAGACGTAAAGGAATTCGCCAGAAGCCCGCTTATGGACAAACTCATGCGCGATGCGGAGAAAGTTCTGGCCGGGAACGGTACAAAAGCAGTCTCCATCTGGCCGTGGGGTCAGGGCAGGCCGCTGATCCTGCCGCCCTTCGAAGAGAAATTCGGCATGAAAGGAGCCGTGATTTCGGCGGTTGATCTCATCAAGGGACTCGGCAATGCTTCGGGCATGAAGGTTATCGACATTGAAGGGGCCACCGGTCTTGTGGACACCAACTACGAAGGCAAGGTGCAGGCCGCACTGGATTTTCTTGAACACGGCGACTTTGTTTACGTGCACCTTGAAGGCCCGGACGAATCCGGACACATGGGCAGTGTCGAGGACAAGATTAAATCCATAGAAAGATTCGATTCGCGCATAGTTGCCCCGCTGCTGGAGAAATACCCTCTGGATCAGGCAAGCTACGTAATCACCTGCGATCATTTTACTCCGATAGAAATCAGGACCCATGACGCCACCCCGGTTCCGTTTCTCATGACTTCACCCCGCTGCATTGCATCCGGCGTAACGTCATTTACCGAGGAAACTGCGGACCGCGCCGGTATAATCATCCCGGAAGGCCATGAATTCATGCAGTGGGTGCTGGACAAGATAGGATAG
- a CDS encoding branched-chain amino acid transaminase, which produces MVQKAEKIWFDGELVNWDDAQVHVLTHTLHYGAGVFEGIRAYVTVDGKSAVFRLREHVVRLFDSAKILGIAIPFTVEEIEKAIIDTLKVNGLKEGYIRPLVFIGDGAMGVFPGNNPIRVCIATWPWGAYLGEEALEKGIRVKTSSFNRHHVNAMMTKAKACGNYVNSILAKVEAVKDGYDEALMLDTAGFVSEATGENIFIVRDGLLKTTPLTSVLPGITRNSLMTVARDLGYQVVEQQFTRDELYIADEAFFCGTAAEVTPIREVDNRVIGEGRRGPVATLLQKEYFNAVKGGNEKYKSWLDCYEI; this is translated from the coding sequence ATGGTTCAAAAAGCAGAAAAAATTTGGTTTGACGGAGAATTGGTCAACTGGGATGATGCCCAGGTACATGTTCTTACCCATACTCTCCATTACGGAGCAGGTGTATTTGAAGGCATCAGAGCCTATGTGACCGTGGACGGAAAATCCGCTGTATTCAGGTTGCGTGAGCATGTTGTCAGACTTTTCGATTCCGCCAAGATTCTTGGAATAGCCATTCCTTTTACTGTAGAGGAAATTGAGAAAGCTATTATCGATACCCTCAAGGTAAACGGACTCAAGGAAGGCTACATCCGTCCGCTGGTATTCATCGGTGACGGTGCCATGGGCGTTTTCCCCGGAAACAACCCCATCAGGGTGTGCATCGCCACCTGGCCCTGGGGTGCATATCTCGGTGAGGAAGCCCTTGAGAAGGGTATCCGGGTGAAGACTTCTTCCTTCAACCGCCATCATGTTAACGCCATGATGACCAAGGCCAAGGCCTGCGGCAACTACGTAAACTCCATTCTTGCCAAGGTTGAGGCTGTCAAGGACGGGTATGATGAGGCACTCATGCTTGATACCGCCGGATTCGTTTCCGAAGCCACAGGTGAGAATATCTTCATCGTCCGTGACGGACTTCTCAAGACCACTCCGCTGACTTCAGTTCTGCCGGGCATCACCCGCAACAGCCTGATGACCGTTGCCCGCGATCTCGGATATCAGGTCGTCGAGCAGCAGTTCACCCGCGACGAGCTCTACATTGCGGACGAGGCCTTCTTCTGCGGTACCGCAGCCGAAGTCACCCCCATCCGTGAAGTGGACAACCGCGTTATCGGTGAAGGACGGCGCGGTCCTGTTGCCACCCTGCTGCAGAAGGAATACTTCAATGCGGTCAAGGGCGGTAATGAAAAGTACAAGTCCTGGCTCGACTGTTACGAAATCTGA
- the recR gene encoding recombination mediator RecR: MDNLPEPLRVVAQELAKLPGLGPKSALRIALTMLKMPKEKVVGIGQSVIDLREKLCICEQCASITDTCPCRICSDPGREKEKLCLVSEWDSLLAIEEMGLYKGYYLVLGGLLSPLDGVTPQHLEFAKLEDRLNKGEVRELILALGATVDAEATASYIKNMIETRFPDVELSRLAQGIPIGSEVKYTDKETLRQSLEYRQKL, encoded by the coding sequence ATGGATAATTTACCGGAACCGTTGAGGGTTGTGGCCCAGGAACTGGCAAAGCTGCCGGGGCTGGGGCCGAAATCCGCGCTCAGGATTGCGCTCACCATGCTGAAAATGCCCAAGGAAAAGGTGGTCGGCATTGGTCAGAGTGTTATCGACCTGCGTGAAAAGCTGTGCATCTGTGAACAGTGCGCAAGCATAACCGATACCTGTCCCTGCCGGATATGCTCCGATCCGGGGCGTGAGAAAGAGAAGCTTTGCCTTGTCTCCGAGTGGGATTCCCTGCTGGCGATTGAGGAGATGGGATTGTACAAGGGGTATTACCTTGTTCTGGGCGGTCTCCTGTCTCCGCTCGACGGTGTTACTCCGCAGCATCTGGAATTCGCCAAGCTTGAGGACCGCTTGAACAAGGGCGAGGTGCGGGAGTTGATTCTCGCTCTTGGGGCAACCGTTGACGCTGAAGCCACAGCTTCCTACATCAAAAATATGATTGAAACCCGTTTTCCGGATGTTGAACTGAGCCGTCTGGCTCAGGGGATTCCTATCGGATCGGAAGTGAAATACACGGATAAGGAAACGCTGCGGCAATCTCTGGAATATCGCCAGAAGCTTTAA
- a CDS encoding aminotransferase class I/II-fold pyridoxal phosphate-dependent enzyme: MDKFPRVHRLPPYVFAQVNELKMQLRHQGEDIIDLGMGNPDLPTPQHIVDKLVEAAQKPANHRYSASRGIKGLRREMALWYKRRYGVELDYDQEVVVTMGAKEGLAHLALVMLSPGDVVFAPDPSYPIHPYASIIAGADVRRIPIGANRDFIEDLELAMRQTWPRPKLLILNYPHNPTGVTADIPFFEKIVDFCKENDLLVIHDLAYADFTFDGYEAPSFLQARGAMDVGVEFFSLSKSYSMPGWRVGFCCGNREMVQALTRIKSYLDYGLFQPIQIAACHALSGPQECVREIMDIYQDRRDALCEGLQRIGWDVTPPKATQFLWAEIPDEFKDMGSVEFSKMLLRECKVAVSPGLGFGSYGDDHVRMALVENRQRINQAIRGMKDLFAKG, from the coding sequence ATGGACAAATTTCCAAGAGTTCACCGGCTGCCCCCCTATGTGTTTGCCCAGGTGAACGAATTGAAGATGCAACTGCGCCATCAAGGCGAAGACATCATTGATCTGGGAATGGGAAACCCGGATCTGCCGACCCCGCAACATATCGTGGACAAGCTGGTGGAAGCGGCGCAGAAGCCCGCGAACCATCGTTACAGCGCGTCACGCGGAATCAAGGGTCTGCGTAGGGAAATGGCACTCTGGTACAAGAGAAGGTATGGCGTTGAACTGGATTATGATCAGGAAGTGGTCGTTACCATGGGCGCCAAAGAGGGGCTGGCGCACCTGGCGCTGGTCATGCTTTCTCCGGGCGATGTTGTTTTCGCGCCGGACCCGTCCTATCCCATACACCCGTACGCAAGCATCATCGCAGGAGCGGATGTGCGGCGCATCCCCATCGGGGCGAACCGCGACTTCATCGAAGACCTGGAACTGGCTATGCGTCAGACCTGGCCGCGTCCGAAACTGCTGATACTCAACTATCCGCACAACCCCACCGGAGTAACTGCGGATATCCCGTTCTTTGAAAAAATTGTCGACTTCTGCAAGGAAAACGACCTGCTGGTCATCCACGACCTTGCTTATGCCGACTTCACCTTTGATGGATACGAAGCACCCAGCTTCCTGCAGGCCAGGGGCGCCATGGATGTAGGGGTGGAATTCTTCTCCCTGTCCAAAAGCTATTCCATGCCCGGATGGCGTGTGGGATTCTGCTGCGGAAACAGGGAAATGGTTCAGGCTCTGACCCGCATCAAAAGCTATCTTGATTACGGACTCTTTCAGCCGATCCAGATTGCAGCCTGCCACGCTCTTTCCGGTCCTCAGGAATGTGTCCGCGAAATCATGGACATCTATCAGGACCGCCGCGACGCCCTTTGCGAAGGATTGCAGCGCATAGGCTGGGATGTGACTCCCCCGAAGGCCACCCAGTTCCTCTGGGCGGAAATTCCTGATGAATTCAAGGATATGGGTTCCGTGGAATTCTCCAAGATGCTGCTGCGCGAATGCAAGGTGGCGGTCTCGCCGGGTCTCGGCTTCGGCAGCTACGGGGACGACCACGTCCGCATGGCTCTTGTGGAAAACAGGCAGAGAATCAATCAGGCCATACGCGGCATGAAAGATCTTTTCGCCAAAGGATAA
- a CDS encoding YbaB/EbfC family nucleoid-associated protein — protein sequence MKGMNDLVRQAQIMQRKMTALQEELKTREVESSAGGGMVNVKVNGSSEVLEIKIDPAIVEAGDVEMIQDLVLAAVNDANKKAKAMMESEMSQITGGMNLPGMF from the coding sequence ATGAAAGGTATGAACGATCTCGTACGCCAGGCCCAGATCATGCAGCGCAAAATGACCGCGTTGCAGGAAGAGCTGAAAACCCGCGAAGTTGAGAGTTCCGCAGGCGGTGGAATGGTTAACGTTAAGGTTAACGGTTCCTCTGAAGTTCTTGAAATCAAGATCGATCCTGCCATTGTTGAGGCCGGTGACGTGGAAATGATTCAGGATCTGGTACTTGCCGCAGTCAATGACGCCAATAAGAAAGCCAAGGCCATGATGGAATCCGAAATGTCTCAGATTACCGGCGGAATGAATCTCCCCGGTATGTTCTAA
- a CDS encoding isoamylase early set domain-containing protein yields MAISKKFLKSKPICKVKFDVDKDQIENGEIIYLVGDFNDWNEKSTPMKKLKSGKYTVTVDLETGRDYRFRYLAGEDIWFNDNEPDRTETTPYGDAENSVVSC; encoded by the coding sequence ATGGCAATCTCCAAGAAATTTCTGAAAAGCAAGCCTATTTGCAAGGTCAAGTTCGACGTTGATAAAGATCAGATCGAAAACGGCGAGATAATTTACCTTGTGGGCGATTTCAACGATTGGAATGAAAAATCCACTCCCATGAAAAAACTCAAGAGCGGGAAGTATACCGTAACAGTGGATCTTGAAACCGGGCGCGATTACAGATTCAGATATCTGGCCGGAGAGGACATCTGGTTCAATGACAACGAACCCGACCGGACCGAGACCACTCCTTACGGGGATGCCGAAAATTCGGTTGTAAGCTGCTGA